The following are encoded in a window of Candidatus Hydrogenedentota bacterium genomic DNA:
- a CDS encoding aldo/keto reductase, protein MQGLLAGRYDSVEDIPMLRRRTRHFSCHRDGTRHGELGHETILMETVLDLRDFAEAVGLPMSVMCLSWLIAQPGVTSAVLGARNPAQLQRNLAAATLDIGPAAVAQLNEITYPLKRAMGHNCDMWQSSLESRIR, encoded by the coding sequence ATGCAGGGCCTCCTTGCCGGGCGCTACGACTCGGTGGAGGACATTCCCATGCTGCGCCGGCGCACCAGGCATTTCTCCTGCCACCGTGACGGCACCCGCCACGGCGAGCTGGGCCATGAAACCATTCTGATGGAGACCGTTCTGGACCTGCGCGACTTCGCGGAGGCCGTGGGACTGCCCATGTCCGTGATGTGCCTCTCCTGGCTCATTGCCCAGCCCGGAGTCACCTCCGCGGTCCTTGGCGCCCGGAACCCCGCCCAGCTCCAGCGCAATCTCGCCGCGGCGACCCTGGACATCGGCCCCGCCGCCGTCGCGCAGTTGAACGAGATAACCTACCCGCTCAAGCGGGCCATGGGGCATAACTGCGACATGTGGCAGTCCTCCCTCGAGTCGCGCATCCGCTGA
- a CDS encoding aldo/keto reductase: MIYRPLGPSGMNVSVISFGAWQIGDDDFWGPDERADAKRTVQEALDAGVNFFDTAEAYGKGESERVLGKCLGSRRREVLLASKVSTENCAPDRLRAACEGSLKRLGTDYLDLYQVHWPPPGCSLQRCGRRPAGPGGRGENPGGGSFQFRSGGHGRVVCPRRRIVEPNRVQHALPRPGARTAAGVPPQGAGRAGLDAADAGPPCRALRLGGGHSHAAPAHQAFLLPP, translated from the coding sequence ATGATTTACCGTCCCCTTGGACCGTCCGGCATGAACGTGTCTGTAATCTCCTTTGGCGCCTGGCAAATCGGTGACGACGATTTTTGGGGCCCGGACGAGCGCGCGGACGCAAAGCGGACGGTGCAGGAGGCCCTTGATGCGGGCGTCAATTTCTTCGACACCGCGGAGGCCTATGGAAAGGGCGAGTCGGAGCGCGTGCTGGGCAAATGCCTGGGCAGCCGCCGCAGGGAGGTTTTGCTGGCCTCGAAGGTTTCCACGGAAAACTGTGCGCCGGACCGGCTGCGCGCCGCCTGCGAGGGCAGCCTGAAGCGGCTTGGCACGGATTACCTGGACCTTTACCAGGTGCACTGGCCCCCCCCGGGATGTTCCCTTCAGCGATGTGGCCGGCGCCCTGCAGGCCCTGGTGGACGAGGGGAAAATCCGGGCGGCGGGTCTTTCCAATTTCGGTCCGGGGGACATGGACGAGTGGTTTGCCCACGGCGGCGCATTGTCGAACCAAATCGGGTACAACATGCTCTTCCGCGCCCCGGAGCACGAACTGCTGCCGGAGTGCCGCCGCAGGGGGCTGGGCGTGCTGGTCTAGATGCCGCTGATGCAGGGCCTCCTTGCCGGGCGCTACGACTCGGTGGAGGACATTCCCATGCTGCGCCGGCGCACCAGGCATTTCTCCTGCCACCGTGA